In the genome of Limnobaculum zhutongyuii, one region contains:
- the guaB gene encoding IMP dehydrogenase produces the protein MLRIAKEALTFDDVLLVPAHSTVLPNTAELSTMLTSTIRLNIPMLSAAMDTVTEASLAIALAQEGGIGFIHKNMSIERQAEEVRRVKRHESGIVSDPITVTPETTVREVKELALINGFAGYPVVAKNNELVGIITGRDVRFVTDLNQPVSAWMTPKERLVTVNETEATDRETVFQKMHEKRVEKALVVDDKFHLHGMITVKDFQKAERKPNACKDELGRLRVGAAVGAGAGNEERVAALVEAGVDVLLIDSSHGHSEGVLQRIRETRAAYPDLQIIGGNVATSAGALALAQAGVNAVKVGIGPGSICTTRIVTGVGVPQITAIADAVEAVGHLGIPVIADGGIRFSGDIAKAIAAGASSVMVGSMLAGTEESPGEIELYQGRSFKSYRGMGSLGAMSKGSSDRYFQTDNAADKLVPEGIEGRVAYKGLLKVIIHQQMGGLRSCMGLTGCGTIDELRTKAEFVRITGAGIQESHVHDVTITKESPNYRMG, from the coding sequence ATGCTACGTATTGCTAAAGAAGCCCTGACATTTGACGACGTTCTGCTCGTCCCTGCACACTCCACGGTATTACCTAATACTGCCGAATTATCAACGATGTTGACCTCAACAATTCGTTTAAACATCCCTATGCTGTCTGCCGCTATGGATACCGTTACTGAAGCCAGCCTGGCAATCGCTCTGGCACAGGAAGGCGGTATCGGTTTTATTCATAAAAATATGTCAATCGAACGCCAGGCGGAAGAAGTTCGCCGGGTGAAAAGACATGAAAGCGGTATTGTTAGCGATCCTATCACCGTAACGCCGGAAACGACGGTTCGTGAAGTGAAAGAACTGGCGTTGATTAATGGCTTTGCCGGTTACCCGGTAGTGGCTAAAAATAACGAACTGGTGGGTATTATCACCGGTCGTGACGTGCGTTTTGTTACCGATCTTAATCAACCGGTTAGCGCATGGATGACGCCAAAAGAGCGTCTGGTCACGGTGAATGAAACCGAAGCGACCGATCGTGAAACCGTATTCCAAAAAATGCATGAAAAGCGCGTAGAGAAAGCGCTGGTGGTTGACGATAAATTCCATCTGCACGGTATGATCACGGTTAAAGATTTCCAGAAAGCCGAACGTAAACCTAACGCCTGTAAAGACGAGCTGGGCCGTTTACGTGTAGGTGCTGCTGTTGGGGCCGGTGCCGGTAATGAAGAGCGTGTCGCCGCACTGGTTGAGGCTGGTGTTGATGTGCTGCTGATTGACTCCTCTCATGGTCATTCTGAAGGGGTATTGCAACGCATTCGTGAAACTCGCGCCGCTTATCCTGATTTACAGATTATTGGTGGCAACGTGGCAACTTCTGCGGGTGCTCTGGCGCTGGCTCAGGCTGGCGTTAACGCGGTGAAAGTAGGTATTGGCCCTGGCTCCATCTGTACTACCCGTATCGTTACCGGTGTGGGTGTACCACAAATTACGGCTATTGCTGATGCGGTAGAAGCGGTTGGTCACTTAGGTATTCCGGTCATTGCCGACGGCGGTATTCGCTTCTCTGGTGATATTGCTAAAGCCATTGCTGCCGGTGCTTCCAGTGTCATGGTCGGTTCGATGTTAGCCGGTACTGAAGAGTCTCCGGGTGAAATCGAACTGTATCAGGGCCGCTCTTTCAAATCTTATCGCGGTATGGGATCGCTGGGTGCGATGTCTAAAGGTTCTTCAGACCGTTACTTCCAGACCGACAATGCGGCAGACAAATTAGTACCGGAAGGCATTGAAGGCCGCGTGGCGTATAAAGGCCTGCTGAAAGTGATTATTCACCAACAAATGGGTGGATTACGTTCCTGTATGGGTCTGACTGGTTGTGGCACCATCGATGAACTGCGCACCAAGGCTGAGTTTGTACGCATCACTGGCGCAGGTATTCAGGAAAGCCACGTGCACGATGTGACCATCACTAAAGAGTCACCAAACTACCGTATGGGTTAA
- the xseA gene encoding exodeoxyribonuclease VII large subunit, whose amino-acid sequence MSLPSSPPIFTVSRLNQTVRQLLEMEMGQIWLSAEISNFSQPSSGHWYFTLKDDRAQVRCAMFRTANRKTTFQPQNGQQVLVRASITLYEPRGDYQLIAESMQPAGDGLLQQRFEQLKQRLSDEGLFNPARKRPLPSPATCIGIITSASGAALHDMLQILQRRDPSLPVIIYPTMVQGSEATLQIARTIELANQRNECDVLIVGRGGGSLEDLWCFNEELVARAIFNSQIPVVSAVGHETDVTIADFVADLRAPTPSAAAELISRNQPELIRRLQSQQQRLEMAMDYYLTHLRQRLTRQDSRLQQQHPQLRLSRQQTALLKLQNRLEEGMQTRLRLANRQTERLQQRLLHTQPQVKVHRCQQQLQQYQYQLQQALERQLNGARQRFSVGYSQLEAVSPLATLARGYSVTTAADGKTLKKSKQVKTGDTLKTRLSDGWIESQVSGIYSTNTKY is encoded by the coding sequence ATGTCGCTACCTTCATCTCCTCCAATCTTTACCGTTAGCCGTTTAAATCAGACGGTTCGTCAGCTATTGGAAATGGAGATGGGTCAGATATGGTTATCCGCAGAAATCTCTAACTTCTCTCAGCCTTCATCTGGCCACTGGTATTTCACCCTAAAAGACGATAGAGCTCAGGTGCGCTGCGCTATGTTTCGCACCGCTAACCGCAAAACCACCTTCCAGCCACAAAATGGCCAGCAGGTTTTAGTGCGTGCATCGATAACGCTGTATGAACCACGCGGTGATTATCAGCTAATTGCCGAAAGCATGCAGCCCGCCGGTGACGGTTTATTACAACAGCGATTTGAACAGCTTAAACAGCGTTTGTCTGATGAAGGATTATTTAATCCTGCACGTAAACGCCCTCTTCCATCTCCTGCAACCTGCATTGGTATTATTACTTCGGCTTCTGGCGCAGCGCTGCACGATATGTTGCAGATCCTGCAGCGGCGCGATCCGTCACTGCCAGTGATCATCTACCCCACTATGGTGCAGGGTAGTGAAGCCACATTACAAATTGCCCGAACCATTGAGCTGGCCAATCAGCGCAATGAATGTGATGTATTAATTGTTGGTCGCGGCGGCGGATCTCTGGAAGACCTCTGGTGTTTTAACGAAGAGTTGGTTGCCCGTGCTATTTTTAACAGTCAGATTCCTGTTGTCAGTGCCGTGGGTCATGAGACCGATGTGACTATTGCTGACTTTGTTGCAGACCTGCGCGCTCCTACGCCATCGGCGGCGGCAGAGCTTATCAGTCGTAATCAGCCTGAATTAATCCGCCGTTTACAGTCGCAACAACAGCGATTAGAAATGGCAATGGATTATTATCTGACCCATTTGCGTCAGCGTCTTACTCGTCAGGACAGCCGCCTGCAACAGCAGCACCCACAGTTAAGATTATCCCGCCAACAAACGGCGTTATTGAAACTGCAAAATCGACTGGAAGAAGGAATGCAAACCCGCCTGCGTTTAGCAAACCGCCAGACAGAACGTTTACAGCAGCGTTTATTACATACCCAACCGCAGGTTAAAGTTCATCGTTGCCAGCAGCAACTGCAACAGTATCAATACCAGTTACAACAAGCGTTGGAACGTCAGCTCAATGGCGCCCGTCAACGTTTTAGCGTTGGCTATTCACAGCTGGAAGCAGTCAGTCCACTGGCAACGCTGGCCCGAGGTTATAGCGTCACCACCGCAGCCGATGGAAAAACGCTGAAAAAATCAAAACAGGTAAAAACCGGCGATACGCTGAAAACCCGTTTGAGTGATGGTTGGATTGAAAGTCAGGTCAGCGGTATTTATTCAACCAATACTAAGTATTAA
- a CDS encoding zinc ribbon domain-containing protein — protein MDALCPHCHRAMLWKLGNTFYCEGCRKAYQQIALCPDCNKPLEKMQACGAVDYFCQHGHGLISKKRITLQYVEDKLS, from the coding sequence ATGGATGCACTCTGTCCCCACTGTCACCGCGCGATGCTCTGGAAACTGGGTAATACTTTCTATTGTGAAGGATGCCGTAAGGCCTATCAGCAAATTGCCCTTTGTCCTGATTGCAATAAACCACTGGAAAAGATGCAGGCCTGCGGCGCGGTAGATTACTTCTGCCAGCATGGTCATGGGTTAATATCGAAGAAGCGTATTACATTGCAATATGTTGAAGACAAGTTATCTTAA